The nucleotide sequence AGATTTTCGCGTTTCTTTTTGAAACGTCTCCAGGTTCTGGAGTTTTCTTCCAAGAAATTTAAGGTGCTGTCATAATAGGCACCTGCTCTTTTATATTCCGCAGCATCAAAATTGATCTCTGCCAGCGTCGAGTAGTTCATGGATTGTAATGTCCTGTCATTCTTAAAATCCTTGATCGATTTGTTGTAATAGATCACTGCCGTGTCTATATTTTTTGTGCTTCGGTAGTATTCTCCTATCTGGTTGTAGATCTTGTCCAAGAAAGGTCGGTTTTCACGATTCGCTTCCAGCTCCTGAAGTAATTCCAAAAAGGCCGAGCGATCTTCCTTGTCGTAATCGAAATTACGCGCTTTAGCGATATAAGCATTGATCATATACACTCTGGGCGATTTTCGATTAAGTTCGATCACTTCGTCGAAAGCCATATTGGCACTGTCTCTTTCGCCCAGACGATTGTACAGCTGTCCCTTTATGTAGGCATAGCGTCCTTTTAGCTCATTGTCTTGAATGTATTCTGAAGCGAGTTTTATGTAAGGTACAGCTTCGGAAATGGAGTCGAGGTTAATATAGGCCTGTGCCATAATCGCTGAAGCTTCAGCCAGCTCTTCGTCATCCAGATCGGCTTCCTTCATCATTTCCTGAAGGTTTTCCAGAGCGATATCTTCATTATTAAGCCTAATATTGGTCTTCGCTTTCCATACATTGGCCCGATTGATATTGTTGCTGGTGGGGTATTTATTCAGAATAAAATTAAAAGCATCCAGGGCAGGTATGAACCGCTGATCGAAATATCTGGCTTTACCCAGCATCATATAGGCTTCATCGATCTGTGGGTTGTATTCTTTACCGTCAATGTAAATGGAATGCTTTTGTATAGCCTTTGCCGCCTTTTCTTCGGCACGGTTAAAGTTGGGATCCTTGGATTGCCCTGGAAGCGTCATCGATTCTTCCTGCTCGAATCGTTCCACAGGCAGAATTTCCCAATAATTATCCCGGTAGGTAAGTGTGAGTTCTTCTTTTCCTGCTTCAAAAGCCAAACCACCATTATACAGCGCATTATATTCGGCTGTAACCGCATGATAGTTTCTGCTCATAAAGGTATTTTTCTTTCGTGAACATGCTGCCAGAAAAAGGACAGCCAATAAAAAAAGGGTAATTTTATATGTGGCCTTCAAAATTTGTTGCGTTTATATGATATTCTAACTTAAATCCTTCGCTTTTAGTATGTAGAAAATCGAAGGAGCGGTAAAAATACGTTTCTTTTTAATATCTAAAGCTGAATTTATCTAAAAATTGCCCTGTTTACAGGCAAACAGTCGTTTTAAAAAGAGGCTTTTTAAGAGGCCAAGGCGGGAAGTATTTGTTATTTTTGCTGAAAAATTTAAAACCCTATGAGTGATTTTCATTCACTAACCATTTCTGAAGTTAAAAAAGAGACTCCAAATGCTGTTTCTATCACATTCAGCATACCACATCACCTAAAGGAAACATTTCGTTTTAAAGCAGGGCAGTATATCACTATAAAGCACATAGACGCCGGCAAAGAGTTGCGAAGGGCGTATTCGATATGCAGCAGTCCAGAGAGTGGTGTGTTAAAGATAGGGGTTAAAGCGGTTGAGAAGGGTGCTTTTTCAAGCTTTGCCAATACAGCCTTAAAAGTGGGTGATAGTCTTGAAGTGATGCCGCCACAGGGAAAGTTTACTTTAGACGCTGCCCGTGAAAATTCTAAAAACTATCTTGCATTTGCCGCCGGAAGCGGGATCACCCCTGTGCTTTCTCTTATCACTACCGTACTCGAAAAAAAGGAAGATACGAGCTTTGTGTTGGTCTTTGGAAACCGCACCATGGAAGAAACCATGTTTCACAGTGATCTACTCCAATTGATGCAACGGTATCCCACCCGATTATATGTTGAGTTTATCTATAGTCGAACACAGGAGGAAGATGCTATGTTTGGTAGGATAGAGCGATCTACCGTAAACTACATCATAAAGAATAAATTTGTCGATCGTCAATTTGATGCCTACTATCTGTGTGGACCCGAACCCATGATCGATGAGGTAACCTCGGTATTGAAGGAAAACGGGGTAAATGAAAAAGCAATCTTTTTCGAACTTTTTACCACTTCTGAAGAAGGTCTTCTTGTTGAAAAACACGACGGAAATACTGCTGTGACCATTACACTGGACGACGAAGTATATACTTTTACCATGCCTCAGGAAAAGTCTGTACTGGATGCTGCATTAGAAGAAGGACTGGATGCACCGTACTCATGTCAAGGCGGAATTTGCAGTACTTGTATTGCACGGCTCACGGAAGGTAAGGTAGAAATGCGCAAAAACCAGATCCTTACCGATGGGGAGTTGGCAGAAGGGTTAATACTAACCTGTCAATCGCATCCCACCACTCCCACAATTGTGCTCGACTATGATGATGCCTAAAGTATAGCGGCTATCTTCTGCAGTACCTTTTCGACCGAAATGCTTTTCATAGCGTTTTCATAGCCTTCGGGAAATGTATTCCCATACACTGAAGTTGGAATTCGTGGGTATTGCGATCTGTCTGATAACAACTGATTTTCTTTTGACTGCCCAAACGGCGTAAACCCGGCGTAGGGATGTGTAACCCCCCATAAGGTTAGTACAGGTATTCCCAGCATAGCAGCTAAATGACCGTTGCCACTATCCATGGAGATCATGAGATCCAGATTCGAGATAAGTGCAAGCTCATCTTCAAAATTGAGTTGTCCTGCAATATTGGTTACCGATTCAAATTGTTTCTCTAATTCGTTTAACTGATCGATCTCCCTTTTCCCTCCACCGAATAAAAAGATGCGATATTCGCCAGAGCTGTCAAGCGACGCTATCACTTTTTGCATATGTTCCATCGGATACATCTTACTGGGGAAAGCCGCGAAAGGAGCGATCCCAATAGCTTTTTTAGTATGCTTTCCAATTAAAGTAACCAAGCGAGTGGTGAGTTGCTTTCTTCCGGGTTTCTGAAATTTTTTTAGATCGACCGGGTATCCCAGACGTGCAAATACATCGGCATACCGTTGGTGTGTAGATTTTAATTGCTTAAAATTTTTTTTTGAACCGCCTATTAATGCTTTTTTTTCCTTTCGCCCTTTATCTATAGTAGCCACCTTTAATCCCTTTAATTTGAGGTAACCCGATAAAATCTTAGACCTTATCACATTGTGAAGGTCGGCTACCGCATCAACTCTTAAAGTCTGAGCTTCATCTGCGAGTTTTAGAAGCTTAAATCCCTTGTGTTTTTTGTACACATCAGCTTCCAAAAACGCAACATTAGACAACTCCTGAAAGAGTGGCTTAAAAAATTTACGGGAGACCACCGTAATTTTTAAATTGGGGTAGGTTTGTGTAAGTACACTTAATACCGGAACCGTCATTGCAACATCTCCAAGTGCAGAAAGACGAATTACAAGTATGTGCTCTGGTCTAGGCAAAGTCAATGCTATTTCTCCCCCCGCAGAACCGGGTTTAACTCGTCATCATTATACATTTTCATCTGCTTATAGACCTTCATATACTTACGGCCTTCTTTAATATCTTCCAGCAACTGATCTATGGCAGTACTTAGATCTTCTCGTTGTTCCAATAGGATGCCCAGTTTCTTACCACATGCCTCACGATGAGCCTCGGAAGCATCGGCCCGTGTCGCTTCTTCGTTCATATGGTAGATCTTAAGCGCCAAGATGGAGAGTCGGTCCACACCCCACGCAGGGCTTTCAGTATTGATGGTGGCGTTGTCATCGGGAACAACGTCTTTGTATTTTTCTAGGAAATAGCTATCTATATATTCTACCATATCGGTTCGATCCTGATTGGAAGCATCGATCTTTCGCTTTAGGGTAAGCGCTGCCACCGGATCTATGTTGGGATCTCGAATGATGTCCTCGTAGTGCCACTGTACGGTATCTATCCAACATTTTCGGTATAAGAGATGCTTCAACAGTTCATCATCTTTATCGTAGGGGTTGTTGAAAGGTTGGTCTACTGTGTTGATCCTATGGTATTTCACAATTACTTTTAGAAAAATCTCGTTGGCAAGTTTACTGAACATGATACGTTTTTGTTTTAGATCTCTTTTGAAACCGCATATTTAATACTATAACAAAGATATTATAATTTTAAGAGTTTATTGGTCATTGAGAGTATTAGCGCACAAATAAAAACAGTACCAGAGGAAGAACGACAATGCCCCACAACAGGAGTTCTTTAAACAGAAACTCGTCCAATCGTTCCAGGTAACTTGCTGTGACTATGGCCAACGGGCCAAGCATAAAAATAACCTCCGCACCACTCTTTTCAGGAGTGGACATTCCAAGGAACAGGCAGATTAACAAGACCACCAACATTAAAAAGTAATTTGGTCGGTCCTTACGTGAAACCGTTTTTAATTTCAATAAGCGGTGCGTAGAGGTCCAGATCAAAAATGTGCCAAAGATCGCTGTAGGAATTAGCAGTGAAATTTCATTATAGACTGAAAAGTCCATGCCAATGGGCTTTTGCCATTGAAGTAACCAAATGAGTGAATCTTCAGTAAGCAGATAATAGGTGTTCGCTAACATAAACACTCCGAAAAAACCCAACACAGGAATCACAAAATAGCGATAACTGGCTTGAGATCGCTGAAGAATAGCATAATAGAGCACAATAAAGAACAGTAGCGCATAGAAATAAAAAAGGGCGGCCAGACTAATCCAAAGAGCGGCATCCAGGATCTTTTTTTCGACATTTTTATCGGTATGCAGACTTAGGATCCTTCTAAGCGCAAGCAATAAAAACATATTCGTGGCGAGCAATTCTCGGTTGAGAAAGGCAGCCGGAAAGAAAATTAAAAAGCCCGAAAAGATTACGATTCCGTAGGTATTTTGACGATTAAGATCATTCTTCCGAATAACAAAATCCAGAAGTAACATCATAAAAACCGCCAGCCCAAGATAAAAAATATGCTCTAAGACCAAAACGGTGGTGATCATTTCAGTTTCTGAAGTAATTACCGCAAGAAAATACCCTAAACAAAGCAATATCCCACTAATTAGATAATTTATAGGATTAGATTTACTGAAAAAGCTTGTAAGCATGAAGGGTAATTTATATTTTTGTGCTATAAATATACAGATATGTCTTGGAAAGATTTTTTTGAAGGAATACAATATATCACCGAAGAATTTCTTTTTTGGCCTTTTGACGCTTTAAGAACCCTTCAGCTGGATAGCTGGTGGTTGGCAAACATTATGACCTGGATCTTTATCGCAATTGGGTTTGTTGCCTTCTTTTACTGGATGAAGCAGCTAAAAATATTCAACGACAATGGTGAAGAAGATCGTACTTCAACTTCACATTCCTTTTTACAATAGATCGAACCCTATATCGGTTCTAAAATACATCCTGTTAAAAGATAGTTTATCTATATTTTGATAGGATTTTTTTAGTGCCTTTTTGTAATCGTCATCCAATGAGGTGATGGCCATAACGCGTCCTCCATTAGTGACAATAGTTTCTCCATTTGAGGCTGTTCCGGCATGAAAGACTATGGAATCGGTTACTTCATCTATTCCATTAATAGTTTCTCCTTTTTGATATGCTTCGGGATAACCTCCGGAGACCAACATCACGGTTGTAGCTGCCCGTGAATCAATTTCAAGAGCTACCTCATTCAATCTTTGCTCAAATGTCGCTTCAAAAAGATCGACCAGATCGGTCTTTAATCTGGGAAGCACAACTTCGGTTTCCGGGTCACCCATTCGCACGTTGTATTCAATTACATAGGGTTCGTTATTCACCTTAATAAGCCCTATAAAAACAAATCCCTTATAATCGATCCTTTCTTGTTTAAGTCCGTTGATGGTTGGTTTTACGATACGCTCTTCTATCTTTTGCATGAATTCGCTATCGGCAAAAGGCACGGGTGAAATGGCGCCCATACCTCCGGTGTTGAGTCCGGTATCCCCTTCGCCTATTCGCTTGTAGTCCTTGGCTGTGGGAAGTAATTTGTAATTTTTCCCGTCGGTTAACACAAAAACACTAAGTTCAATACCGTCCAAAAATTCTTCGATCACCACCGTTGCACTAGCAGCACCGAATTTGCTGTGGGTAAGCATGTTCTCCAGTTCGGCTTTTGCTTCATTAAGATCTTCAAGAATTAAGACTCCCTTTCCTGCGGCAAGTCCATCGGCCTTCAGAACGTATGGGGCAGATAATGACTCCAGAAATTTTTTCCCTGCCTCTAGGCTTTCGGCAGTAAAACTGGCATAGGCCGCTGTGGGTATTTTATGCTGCATCATAAACTCCTTAGCACGTTCCTTACTCCCTTCCAGCAAGGCTCCTCTTTTTGACGGACCAATGAGCATTACGTTTTCTAAGTCAGGTGTTTCCTTAAAATAATCGGCGATGCCCTGTACTAAAGGATCTTCTGGGCCAACTACTACCATTTCAATGTCTTTTTCGATCACAAAATCTTTGATCGCATTAAAATCGGTTACCGAAATTGCGACGTTCGTTGCTATGGTTTCGGTGCCGGCATTTCCGGGAGCAACAAAAAGTTGATCACATCGGTTGCTTTGTGCGATCTTATAGGCAAATGTGTGTTCACGGCCGCCGGAGCCCAATACAAGAATGTTCATTTGAAAGGAGGTTTTTATTTCGGTTTCAAAAATAATTGTTTGTAAATTCACCTACTAATTTTTAGTCCGAAAAAGGTCAAATTCCATACGTTGTATTCTTGGTTTCTAAAACATATAGTTCTTCCTGCAGGTTCGCTTTTTTTCAGCGGAAACTTCAGTAAGTATGTGAAGCAATGGAAGCAATATGATGGGATGACCGAAACCGAACTGGAAGACCTTCAGCAGGAAAAACTGAAGGAAATGATCCAATACGCCTGCGAACATGTTCCGTACTATAAAAATCTGAAGCTACCCGAAAATCGGACCCTTCAGGATTTTCCGATCCTTACCAAAGCGATCTTACGTGAACATACAGATGCTTTGATTTCCGATACATTCAGTAAAGATGAACTTCAAAAACATCACAGCAGCGGAAGCAGTGGTGTTCAATCCTTTACATATATGACCCCGGATCACACCTTTTACCTAAGGGCTCTGCAAACCCATTGGTGGATGTGGCGCGGTTACAAACCCGGAGAAACCCTGCTTCAAACAGGTATCTCTCCAAACCGAACCCTTCCTAAAAAGCTAAAAGATCTGTTTTTTAAAGTGTACTATCTGGAGGCTTTTTCGTTGAATGAGAAGGCAATCAGAAAAGTCCTGGCCGCCGTTAAAAATAAAAGACCAAAGCATATTGCCGGGTATCCGTCTGCCATCAACGAAATAGCGAAATATGCTTTAAAAAATGGTGAGCCTGTAAAGTTCGATACCGTTATATCTTACGGTGATAAACTGTTTGATCATTTTGTGGAAAATTTCAATACTGCCTTCGGTAATCCCAAAATATTAAACACTTATGGTTGCGCCGAAGGCTATTTAATGGCATGTAAAAATGATCTCCCGTATTTTTATATCATGTCACCTCATGTCTATCTCGAGATCGTAGATGACAATGGAAGCAAAGTAAAAGACGGAGAGCGCGGTCATATATTGGTAAGCGGACTTACAAACTTTGCTATGCCCTTGTTGCGTTACAAATTGGGGGATCTTGGAGTTTTATTGGCCAAGGAAGATTATCCTGAAGGCCGAAATTTTAACTACCCCTTGTTAAAAGAGATTACCGGAAGAGAAACCGATGTGATCGAGACACCAAAAGGAGAAGTCTTGGTAGTACACAGCTTTACAGGGATACTCGAATATTTTAATGATATAAAACAATATAAGGTGCTCCAAAAAGAGCGCGATCTGCTCACCATATACTATATCACCGACAACGATACCGAATTATCTCCGGACACCCTTATACAAGTGAAAAGTAAGCTGGAGGCTTTGGTTAAAAAAAGTATGGAGATCGATTTTGAACATGTGCAGCACATCGCAGCTTCTCCCTCGGGAAAACCTCAGATCATTGAGATTGCAGACCACTTAAAAAACTAGTTCTTTTTTTGGATATATTTTGGTCGGACAAAAAAATACTCCACGAAAAAAAGACACAAATTATAGAAGGCTTTCAACGGATTGTAACCTAAATAGGTGCGATAAAAGCGATAGTTGTATTTAATCAGTTTCGATTTGTTGGCGCTTATGGAGCCTTTTCTTACTCTGTAATACGCAAGATCCTGATCAATGCCTAAGGCGGGTTTTCCACTTCTGTCGATGGCCTCCAACCAAACAGCCCAATCCTGTCGTTTCCGAATTTTTGGGGCTTCTATTTTTCCTAATTTTTCTACGGAATACATCCCGGTAAGGTTCCCAATATAGTTGTTACGGTGTTGTTTGGCGTAGCTAAGCTTCGGAAGGGCAACAATCCGCTTATGAAGGGAATTTCCCAATTCGTCGATATGAAGATAACTTGTAAATGACACGGCACAATCGTTTTGCTGCATAAACTGAAGCTGTATTTCCAGCTTTTGAGAATGCCAAAGGTCATCGGCATCAAGAAAAGCAATGTATTCCCCTGTTGCAAGCCTAGTCGCATAATTCCGGCAGTAAGCTGCTCCTTCATTCCTCTCAATTGAAAAAACCTTTATTCTGGGATCTTCTTTAGCATGCGACTTGGCAATTTTCAGGGAAGTATCGGTAGAAGCGTCATCCACCAAGATCAATTCCCATTGTGTATAGGTTTGCTTCTGAATACTGGCGATGGTGTGAGCAATAAAGCCTTCGGCATTGTAAAGGGGTGTAATGACCGAAACCAATGGCTTATTCTTCATGTTAATAGGCTTTTTCCTCTCCCCGGATCGCATTGTAGATGGTTTGAAAAACGATCTTTATATCCAGAAACAATGACCAGTTCTCCAGATAAAAGATATCGTATTTCACGCGATTAATGATGTCACTGTCATTTTCTACTTCACCTCGGTATCCACTAACCTGTGCCAATCCCGTAATTCCTGGTTTTATAAAATGTCGCACCATGAATTTGTCGATGCGTTCGGCGTACATGTGAGTATGACTTACCATATGAGGCCGTGGACCAACCACAGACATGTCGCCTTTTAACACATTAATGAACTGAGGCAATTCGTCGATACTCGTCTTCCTGATGATCTTTCCTACCCTTGTAATTCGTTCATCTCCTTTACGTACCTGAAACAAGTGAGCTTCGGGATTTGGTGTCATGGATCGGAATTTATAACAAAAGAATTCCTTGTAATCAAGACCGTTTCTTTTTTGCTTAAAGAAAACAGGGCCTTTGGATTCGAGCTTAATGGCCAGACCAAGAATTGGTGTTAACCACGAGAGAATCCCCAAAATAATAAATAAGGATAAAACGATATCGAAACTTCGCTTAATGAATTTGTTAAAAGGTTCCTCCATAGGAATTCTACGCATGGAAAGTATAGGAAGATATCCGTAATAGGTAAAGTCGAGTTTCTTACTATAAATCTCTTTGTTGTCCGGCAAGAATTTCAAGATCTTTAAATTGTTGTCGGCAAAATCGATAAGTTTAACCAGATCCCTGTTGTTTATTTCGGCTACCGAAGAATAGATCTCGTCAATCTTGTGTGTGCTTATATAATCGAAACATTCCTGAATATCATCTTTGTTCTCTCCCCTTAAATTAAAGGTTTTTAAAAGATCGTAACCATATTCGGGGTTGTCGATAAAGAACTTTCGCAACTGATCGGTTTTTTGATTTAGACCAATGATGACGACTCTTCTTAAGTTCCCTTTTAAATGCAGGCGGTATTTTTTCAGTAGATAATACACGGTAAATTTAATGATGGTGATGTACAACATCACCAGCAAAACATAGCGTACAATGGCCCATGGATCACTTTCTACGTTATTGTAAAAACCAAAAAATGCAAAAACGATGAGGAAGAATATCAATCCTTGTTTTCCGATCAGGGACATGATCTTCGCCGCATGGGTAAACCGATAGATTTCGTAAAAATTGGATTTAAGAGATAATATGATCCAGGCAAGGGAAATAAAAATAATATAGTTGAGGTATTCAAAATTTATATCAAAGAACTGATGCGCCAGCACATGAATGATCACCAGATCCACCAGATATGAAATTGGTCTTAAAAACCCCGAATATCTCCCTCTCTTAAAAATCATTTGCTAGTGCCTAATATGCTTTGAGAAGTCTTTGTGTTCACTTTTAAAAAGTTCTTCCTCGGTTAACCCCTTAAAATATTCATAGGTTTTTTTCATCCCTTCTTCACGGCCAACTTTGGGTTCCCACCCTAAGATCTCACGTGCTTTAGTAATATCCGGTTCTCGTTGCAGGGGATCGTCCTGCGGAAGAGGTTTGAAAACAATTTTTTGATTGGTTCCCGTGAGTT is from Constantimarinum furrinae and encodes:
- a CDS encoding glycosyltransferase family 2 protein — its product is MKNKPLVSVITPLYNAEGFIAHTIASIQKQTYTQWELILVDDASTDTSLKIAKSHAKEDPRIKVFSIERNEGAAYCRNYATRLATGEYIAFLDADDLWHSQKLEIQLQFMQQNDCAVSFTSYLHIDELGNSLHKRIVALPKLSYAKQHRNNYIGNLTGMYSVEKLGKIEAPKIRKRQDWAVWLEAIDRSGKPALGIDQDLAYYRVRKGSISANKSKLIKYNYRFYRTYLGYNPLKAFYNLCLFFVEYFFVRPKYIQKKN
- the purD gene encoding phosphoribosylamine--glycine ligase, whose product is MNILVLGSGGREHTFAYKIAQSNRCDQLFVAPGNAGTETIATNVAISVTDFNAIKDFVIEKDIEMVVVGPEDPLVQGIADYFKETPDLENVMLIGPSKRGALLEGSKERAKEFMMQHKIPTAAYASFTAESLEAGKKFLESLSAPYVLKADGLAAGKGVLILEDLNEAKAELENMLTHSKFGAASATVVIEEFLDGIELSVFVLTDGKNYKLLPTAKDYKRIGEGDTGLNTGGMGAISPVPFADSEFMQKIEERIVKPTINGLKQERIDYKGFVFIGLIKVNNEPYVIEYNVRMGDPETEVVLPRLKTDLVDLFEATFEQRLNEVALEIDSRAATTVMLVSGGYPEAYQKGETINGIDEVTDSIVFHAGTASNGETIVTNGGRVMAITSLDDDYKKALKKSYQNIDKLSFNRMYFRTDIGFDLL
- a CDS encoding glycosyltransferase family 9 protein — encoded protein: MPRPEHILVIRLSALGDVAMTVPVLSVLTQTYPNLKITVVSRKFFKPLFQELSNVAFLEADVYKKHKGFKLLKLADEAQTLRVDAVADLHNVIRSKILSGYLKLKGLKVATIDKGRKEKKALIGGSKKNFKQLKSTHQRYADVFARLGYPVDLKKFQKPGRKQLTTRLVTLIGKHTKKAIGIAPFAAFPSKMYPMEHMQKVIASLDSSGEYRIFLFGGGKREIDQLNELEKQFESVTNIAGQLNFEDELALISNLDLMISMDSGNGHLAAMLGIPVLTLWGVTHPYAGFTPFGQSKENQLLSDRSQYPRIPTSVYGNTFPEGYENAMKSISVEKVLQKIAAIL
- a CDS encoding DUF6427 family protein, giving the protein MLTSFFSKSNPINYLISGILLCLGYFLAVITSETEMITTVLVLEHIFYLGLAVFMMLLLDFVIRKNDLNRQNTYGIVIFSGFLIFFPAAFLNRELLATNMFLLLALRRILSLHTDKNVEKKILDAALWISLAALFYFYALLFFIVLYYAILQRSQASYRYFVIPVLGFFGVFMLANTYYLLTEDSLIWLLQWQKPIGMDFSVYNEISLLIPTAIFGTFLIWTSTHRLLKLKTVSRKDRPNYFLMLVVLLICLFLGMSTPEKSGAEVIFMLGPLAIVTASYLERLDEFLFKELLLWGIVVLPLVLFLFVR
- a CDS encoding DUF6341 family protein codes for the protein MSWKDFFEGIQYITEEFLFWPFDALRTLQLDSWWLANIMTWIFIAIGFVAFFYWMKQLKIFNDNGEEDRTSTSHSFLQ
- a CDS encoding exopolysaccharide biosynthesis polyprenyl glycosylphosphotransferase; this translates as MIFKRGRYSGFLRPISYLVDLVIIHVLAHQFFDINFEYLNYIIFISLAWIILSLKSNFYEIYRFTHAAKIMSLIGKQGLIFFLIVFAFFGFYNNVESDPWAIVRYVLLVMLYITIIKFTVYYLLKKYRLHLKGNLRRVVIIGLNQKTDQLRKFFIDNPEYGYDLLKTFNLRGENKDDIQECFDYISTHKIDEIYSSVAEINNRDLVKLIDFADNNLKILKFLPDNKEIYSKKLDFTYYGYLPILSMRRIPMEEPFNKFIKRSFDIVLSLFIILGILSWLTPILGLAIKLESKGPVFFKQKRNGLDYKEFFCYKFRSMTPNPEAHLFQVRKGDERITRVGKIIRKTSIDELPQFINVLKGDMSVVGPRPHMVSHTHMYAERIDKFMVRHFIKPGITGLAQVSGYRGEVENDSDIINRVKYDIFYLENWSLFLDIKIVFQTIYNAIRGEEKAY
- a CDS encoding ferredoxin--NADP reductase, with translation MSDFHSLTISEVKKETPNAVSITFSIPHHLKETFRFKAGQYITIKHIDAGKELRRAYSICSSPESGVLKIGVKAVEKGAFSSFANTALKVGDSLEVMPPQGKFTLDAARENSKNYLAFAAGSGITPVLSLITTVLEKKEDTSFVLVFGNRTMEETMFHSDLLQLMQRYPTRLYVEFIYSRTQEEDAMFGRIERSTVNYIIKNKFVDRQFDAYYLCGPEPMIDEVTSVLKENGVNEKAIFFELFTTSEEGLLVEKHDGNTAVTITLDDEVYTFTMPQEKSVLDAALEEGLDAPYSCQGGICSTCIARLTEGKVEMRKNQILTDGELAEGLILTCQSHPTTPTIVLDYDDA
- a CDS encoding DUF4254 domain-containing protein; its protein translation is MFSKLANEIFLKVIVKYHRINTVDQPFNNPYDKDDELLKHLLYRKCWIDTVQWHYEDIIRDPNIDPVAALTLKRKIDASNQDRTDMVEYIDSYFLEKYKDVVPDDNATINTESPAWGVDRLSILALKIYHMNEEATRADASEAHREACGKKLGILLEQREDLSTAIDQLLEDIKEGRKYMKVYKQMKMYNDDELNPVLRGEK
- a CDS encoding AMP-binding protein, with protein sequence MYSWFLKHIVLPAGSLFFSGNFSKYVKQWKQYDGMTETELEDLQQEKLKEMIQYACEHVPYYKNLKLPENRTLQDFPILTKAILREHTDALISDTFSKDELQKHHSSGSSGVQSFTYMTPDHTFYLRALQTHWWMWRGYKPGETLLQTGISPNRTLPKKLKDLFFKVYYLEAFSLNEKAIRKVLAAVKNKRPKHIAGYPSAINEIAKYALKNGEPVKFDTVISYGDKLFDHFVENFNTAFGNPKILNTYGCAEGYLMACKNDLPYFYIMSPHVYLEIVDDNGSKVKDGERGHILVSGLTNFAMPLLRYKLGDLGVLLAKEDYPEGRNFNYPLLKEITGRETDVIETPKGEVLVVHSFTGILEYFNDIKQYKVLQKERDLLTIYYITDNDTELSPDTLIQVKSKLEALVKKSMEIDFEHVQHIAASPSGKPQIIEIADHLKN